The nucleotide window CGATCTGTTTTGGGTAAGAAGCAGGTAGCGCTCAGCTATCAGGTCCAGGTCATCCGGATGGATGTACGCGTGCCAGCCCTGCCGGCTCAGGCTTTGCGGGTCTGGCTGTCCGGTCCAGTGGGCAAGGCGGAGTAGGAAGAGGGGCATGTACTCATCCAGGCCACCCATTACGTCATCCCGATAGTCTACATCGCAGTGCATACGGGTTATGTACTCGTAGTGCGCATGCTGCTTTAGCAGGTCGCGCTCGCCCTGGTGCTGCTGGGTAATATCCCGGAATATGCCCTGGGTGCCTATTAGCTTGCCCCCCGCATCATAGAGTGGGCTCTTGGTAATATACAGGTAGCCTGTGTTTCCATCCGATCGCAGGTAGGTTTCGGTCAGCTCCAGTACCTGCTCAGTACTCAGCACATACTGGTCATCCCGATCATATTTCTGCGCCAGTTCAACCGGAACAAGATCGAAGTCAGTCTTTCCCAAGAAGCTGTCACTCAGCACACTGCTATCGGTTCCATTGCCCTCGTGGATGAAAATATATCGTCCAGTCAGATCCTTATGGTAAATATTGACGGGCATGCGTGCCAGCACCGCTTTGAAGGAGTAGTCATTCATCTCCAGCTCGGTCTTGTTAAGCAGCATTTCTTCCATTTCGTGCACCAGCTTATCTATCCGGCGCTTCAGGAGCAGATTTTGGGCAATCAGCTCGTCGCGCTCTTGCTCCTCGTGCGGAAATCGGTGCCCGCCTCGTACTACGCTTGTCTGGCTCATTGGTATGTGTAACTCAGGTTATCTTTTGTAAAAAACGCGGTAAAAAGGGAATATATCGTTTGTAAAGGCAAAAAAACCTTGCTCTTCATTCACTCCCGCTAAATATACAGCACGGTGGTGAATACGCAAAAGCCCGAGTGGCTGCATCTACATGCCCGATGCAAAACAGAAGAGACTCAGGCAAGCCCATGCAGCCGTCTGTGGGGGTATAGGGCCGCCTGCAGGCCAGGGGGAACACCCGTACTACACGATAGCAAAAGCAGGCCTACCAGGCCCAGCTTTTCCATTCATCGCCCAGGTCGGGGTTTGCCAGTACGACCGGGTTCTGGGGCTTATTGAAAAGCAGTAGGGCATGCAGGCTTACCTCGCTCTGCAGGCGGGTGGCTAGCTCGCCCAGCGACAGGGGCTGCTTTTCGTACAGCAGCGTCATCAGGAAGTAGCTGAACAGGCCGTGCCGGGCCAGGTGATAGGGATAGGCGGGTTCGTCGTCGCTACTGGCCGAGAAGATAACCGCATTACCGGTCATCGCTATCGGCTTGGGCCGGATAACCA belongs to Bacteroidota bacterium and includes:
- a CDS encoding PAS domain-containing protein, translating into MSQTSVVRGGHRFPHEEQERDELIAQNLLLKRRIDKLVHEMEEMLLNKTELEMNDYSFKAVLARMPVNIYHKDLTGRYIFIHEGNGTDSSVLSDSFLGKTDFDLVPVELAQKYDRDDQYVLSTEQVLELTETYLRSDGNTGYLYITKSPLYDAGGKLIGTQGIFRDITQQHQGERDLLKQHAHYEYITRMHCDVDYRDDVMGGLDEYMPLFLLRLAHWTGQPDPQSLSRQGWHAYIHPDDLDLIAERYLLLTQNRSVLTCFRLRLGTGGWLHLRDTARRRRKAGGGYCIVGGLQNQDNEDLAILK